The following proteins come from a genomic window of Trifolium pratense cultivar HEN17-A07 linkage group LG4, ARS_RC_1.1, whole genome shotgun sequence:
- the LOC123920430 gene encoding uncharacterized protein At4g26485-like: MEERWIKHYSSCHKILLVGEGDFSFALSLARAFCSASNIVATSFDSKVSLQVKYSRATINQIELKRFGCTILHEVDALTMDQHPLLLGKIFDRIVFNFPQDIGFAFHKIQNHQKLVLGFLQNARRMLSRDGEVHVTLNCTYPFNKWEVVKLAKKAGLVLVKKVPFKMQEYPCYTNRRGSGLNWDGKFDVGYYCSTFKFSKAKNVQSFVAISEISVDPNSLQLKDTSECELKLSSKDQMVRVSTSTNLIETTIYSPINTTTNSNSNLISMCTIL, from the exons ATGGAAGAAAGATGGATAAAACATTATAGTAGCTGCCACAAGATATTGCTGGTTGGAGAGGGAGATTTCTCTTTTGCACTCTCTTTGGCAAGGGCATTTTGCTCGGCTTCCAACATAGTTGCAACTTCTTTTGATTCGAAAG TGTCATTGCAGGTGAAGTACTCAAGAGCTACAATAAATCAGATAGAACTAAAGAGGTTCGGTTGCACCATTTTGCATGAAGTGGATGCCCTTACCATGGACCAACACCCGTTGTTGCTAGGGAAAATATTCGATCGCATAGTCTTTAATTTTCCCCAGGATATAGGATTTGCTTTTCACAAAATTCA GAATCACCAGAAGTTGGTGTTGGGTTTTCTACAGAATGCAAGGAGGATGCTAAGTCGCGACGGGGAAGTTCATGTGACACTAAACTGTACCTATCCTTTTAATAAATGGGAAGTAGTGAAATTGGCAAAGAAAGCTGGTTTGGTATTGGTTAAGAAGGTGCCATTTAAAATGCAAGAATATCCATGTTACACTAATAGAAGAGGATCTGGACTCAATTGGGATGGAAAGTTTGATGTTGGTTATTATTGTAGCACCTTCAAGTTCTCGAAAGCAAAAAATGTTCAATCTTTTGTGGCAATATCAGAAATATCAGTAGACCCAAATTCACTGCAGTTAAAAGATACAAGTGAATGTGAATTGAAGTTGTCGAGTAAAGATCAGATGGTTCGCGTTTCAACTTCAACAAATTTGATTGAAACCACTATTTATTCTCCGATCAACACCacaacaaattcaaattcaaatttaatctCAATGTGCACAATTTTATGA
- the LOC123920432 gene encoding grpE protein homolog 2, mitochondrial-like has product MFFYKLFSRFSTTISRTSLLSTQRIPQQQFHNFSNQFHSLIIPQSTNKLIPFQVDFLCPSINSSTPKFGFSSSASTETEDKKGNNVHNGDSINDDPAKTSEQAKEIDQPGQAKPADQTEESGGSISDSQSQTVKRRRGVKRTAFSDSDSESESDLSRDDLIKRVAEKEELLKLKQKEIEKIQDKFLRAYAEMENVMNRTQREAENSKKFAIQNFAKSLLDVADNLGRASSVVKESFSKIDTSSDSAEAVKLLKTLLEGVEMTEKQLSEVLKKFGVEKFDPTNEPFDPHRHNAVFQVPDDSKPPGTVAAVLKAGYLLHDRVIRPAEVGVTQAKEDNNPAE; this is encoded by the exons ATGTTCTTCTACAAGCTTTTCTCCCGTTTCTCAACAACCATTTCCCGAACCTCACTTCTCTCTACTCAGCGAATTCCCCAACAACAATTCCATAACTTCTCCAATCAATTTCATTCCCTAATCATTCCTCAATCTACCAACAAG CTAATTCCATTTCAAGTCGATTTCTTATGTCCATCTATAAATTCCTCAACCCCAAAATTTGGATTTTCTTCATCAGCCTCAACTGAAACAGAAGATAAAAAAGGGAATAATGTGCATAATGGTGATTCCATAAATGATGATCCTGCAAAAACAAGTGAACAGGCAAAGGAAATTGATCAGCCAGGACAAGCCAAGCCTGCAGATCAAACAGAAGAATCAGGAGGATCTATTTCAGATTCTCAATCTCAAACTGTCAAAAGAAGGAGAGGTGTTAAACGAACTGCATTTTCTGATTCAGATTCAGAGAGTGAATCGGATTTATCCAGGGATGATTTGATTAAGCGTGTAGCCGAGAAGGAAGAACTTTTGAAATTGAAGCAAAAAGAGATTGAGAAAATACAGGATAAATTTCTGCGGGCTTATGCAGAGATGGAGAATGTCATGAACAGGACTCAACGTGAAGCAGAGAATTCAAAGAAATTTGCTATACAG AATTTTGCAAAGAGTTTACTTGATGTTGCGGATAACTTAGGAAGAGCTTCATCAGTTGTAAAGGAAAGTTTTTCCAAAATCGATACATCGAGTGACTCTGCTGAAGCAGTGAAACTACTGAAGACACTTCTTGAAGGAGTTGAAATGACCGAGAAACAACTTTCAGAG GTGCTTAAAAAGTTTGGAGTAGAAAAATTTGACCCTACAAATGAGCCCTTTGATCCACATAGGCACAATGCAGTCTTCCAAGTACCTGATGATTCCAAGCCCCCAGGCACTGTTGCAGCTGTGCTGAAG GCAGGATATTTGCTTCATGATCGTGTAATTCGGCCGGCGGAAGTTGGTGTAACCCAAGCAAAAGAAGATAACAATCCAGCAGAATGA
- the LOC123920433 gene encoding putative lipid-transfer protein DIR1: protein MATKCSGFATLVLIASILVLEISAQIECGGDLTGIITQCKSFVKKDGPKIPPSKPCCEALKGANVPCYCKYVTPSIENMISIEKALYVAKTCQLQNIPTDKCGSYIIPHPAPPKA from the exons ATGGCAACTAAATGCTCAGGCTTTGCAACATTAGTGCTTATTGCAAGCATCTTAGTATTAGAAATTTCTGCTCAAATTGAATGTGGTGGTGACTTGACTGGGATTATAACCCAATGTAAGAGCTTTGTTAAAAAGGATGGGCCTAAAATTCCACCATCAAAACCTTGTTGTGAAGCATTAAAAGGTGCTAATGTCCCATGTTATTGCAAATATGTGACTCCAAGTATTGAGAATATGATCAGCATAGAAAAAGCTTTGTATGTAGCTAAAACTTGCCAACTCCAAAATATTCCTACAGACAAGTGTGGAA GTTATATTATTCCTCATCCTGCTCCTCCAAAGGCTTGA
- the LOC123920437 gene encoding disease resistance protein At4g27190-like, protein MKKLNFFEKQILNISIGIAKFVLEDIPAGVKKEKENLISLRDSLRVTVEATDDDETKMVNDEVFVWQNETEILIQEVENINTQTEETPQQKKECNKLLRKLMAHQYNFCRFFPLSLESFYENIGSQFVCFNSREKALSQLLVALQVHKCSLIGLYGRSGSGKTTLVKAVTEKLKNISGLKVLFVKVTQNSNIRTMQDEIADSLKIKFHKNSDAGRAEKIVSTIKRMRKILVIFDDVRAKFNPEDVGIPCNSKHCKILLTTCCQQGSDFMYCQCDIQLDPLSTEESWTLFQKHSGIDDEVTRKLAREVAFECEGLPGKIKDVGSSLKSKPIEEWKATLDSLKHSMAKWQIFLSFRGEDTRYNFTGNLYKALMQGGFKTFMDDGGLQIGDQISPSLLDAIEASRLSIIVLSENYANSSWCLDELVKIMECRKLKNQIVWPIFYKVEPSDIRHLRKCYDKDMAQHENNYEINSERVQKWKSALIEVSNLSGKSYTTRMYEHEFIQKIVEDVNRIKSRLQIRSI, encoded by the exons ATGAAAAAGCTCAACTTCTTCGAGAAACAAATTC ttaATATATCAATAGGAATAGCTAAATTTGTTCTGGAGGACATACCAGCGggtgtcaaaaaagaaaaggagaatcTGATTTCATTAAGAGATAGTTTACGTGTTACAGTTGAAGCAACTGATGATGATGAAACTAAAATGGTCAACGATGAAGTGTTTGTGTGGCAAAATGAAACAGAGATACTAATACAAGAGGTGGAGAATATTAATACACAAACAGAAGAAACACCACAACAAAAGAAAGAATGTAACAAATTGCTGAGAAAATTAATGGCACACCAGTATAACTTTTGTAGGTTTTTCCCATTAAGTTTAGAGtccttttatgaaaatattggGTCACAATTTGTGTGTTTTAATTCTAGAGAGAAGGCATTGAGTCAACTTTTAGTGGCACTGCAAGTTCATAAGTGCTCTTTGATTGGATTGTATGGTAGGTCAGGCTCAGGTAAAACAACATTGGTGAAAGCAGTCACTGAAAAACTTAAGAATATTAGTGGCCTTAAGGTTTTATTTGTTAAGGTGAcccaaaattcaaatatcaGAACAATGCAAGATGAAATTGCAGACTCgttgaaaattaaatttcataaaaacaGTGATGCTGGAAGAGCCGAAAAAATAGTCTCAACAATAAAACGTATGCGTAAAATTCTAGTGATTTTCGATGATGTTCGAGCAAAATTCAACCCTGAGGATGTAGGCATTCCTTGTAATAGTAAACACTGTAAGATCCTTTTGACCACATGTTGCCAACAAGGTAGCGACTTTATGTATTGTCAATGCGATATTCAACTTGATCCGTTATCTACAGAGGAATCTTGGACTTTGTTCCAAAAACATTCAGGTATTGATGATGAGGTTACCCGGAAGTTGGCACGCGAAGTTGCTTTTGAATGTGAAGGGTTACCCGGAAAAATTAAAGATGTGGGATCTTCTTTAAAAAGTAAACCAATTGAAGAATGGAAAGCAACACTAGATAGTCTGAAACATTCAATGGCCAAATGGCAAATTTTCCTCAGTTTCAGAGGAGAGGATACACGCTACAATTTTACAGGTAATCTTTATAAAGCTTTAATGCAAGGGGGATTCAAGACCTTCATGGATGATGGAGGACTACAAATCGGAGACCAAATTTCACCCTCTCTTCTAGATGCAATTGAAGCATCAAGGCTTTCGATTATTGTTTTATCTGAAAACTATGCAAATTCATCATGGTGTCTTGACGAACTTGTCAAGATTATGGAGTGTAGGAAATTGAAGAATCAAATAGTATGGCCAATCTTTTACAAAGTGGAGCCATCAGACATAAGGCATCTGAGAAAATGTTATGACAAAGACATGGCTCAACATGAAAATAATTACGAAATTAATTCAGAGAGAGTACAAAAATGGAAGTCAGCTTTAATTGAAGTGTCTAA ttTATCCGGAAAGTCTTATACAACCAG GATGTATGAACATGAATTCATTCAAAAAATTGTGGAAGATGTCAATCGAATTAAAAGTCGTTTGCAAATACGAAGCATATAG